A single Atribacteraceae bacterium DNA region contains:
- the lipB gene encoding lipoyl(octanoyl) transferase LipB yields MLTVPFCRLGQIEYQAARDIQLKIVELLFQRNNPGVLLLLEHPPVITLGKGATAGNLLASPSRLQEKGIAIHASERGGDITYHGPGQIVGYPLMNLAAWEKDIHRYLRALEEVLIRFLADLGIPAFRLSPHTGVWVGGKVPEKIAAIGVAVKRWVTYHGFALNIEPDLSHFTYIVPCGIRDRGVSSLAQLTGRTFSFSERWKMMESLADHFGSVFGFSVRETAYDRLLD; encoded by the coding sequence ATGTTGACAGTTCCCTTTTGTCGTCTCGGGCAGATCGAGTACCAGGCGGCCAGGGATATTCAACTGAAAATAGTCGAACTTCTTTTCCAACGGAATAACCCCGGGGTTTTACTGTTGCTTGAACACCCTCCGGTCATAACTTTAGGGAAGGGGGCGACCGCTGGAAACCTGCTGGCTTCTCCGAGCAGGCTTCAGGAAAAAGGCATCGCCATCCATGCGAGCGAGCGGGGAGGCGATATCACCTATCATGGTCCCGGGCAGATTGTCGGCTATCCTCTGATGAATCTTGCCGCTTGGGAAAAGGATATCCACCGCTATCTACGGGCCCTGGAAGAGGTCTTGATCCGTTTTCTTGCCGACTTGGGCATTCCGGCCTTCCGCCTTTCTCCCCATACCGGAGTATGGGTTGGCGGGAAAGTGCCGGAAAAAATCGCCGCCATCGGTGTCGCGGTGAAGCGGTGGGTGACCTATCATGGATTCGCCCTCAATATCGAGCCGGATCTTTCTCACTTTACCTACATCGTACCCTGTGGAATCCGTGACCGGGGTGTCAGCTCGCTGGCACAGCTGACCGGCCGGACCTTTTCGTTTTCCGAGCGGTGGAAGATGATGGAGAGTCTGGCCGATCATTTCGGTAGCGTGTTCGGTTTCTCGGTGAGAGAAACTGCGTATGACCGGCTGCTGGACTAA
- a CDS encoding late competence development ComFB family protein: MIKNIIEDEIVRRLPDLYQIKPDLCRCRECRDDLLALTLQRLPPKYTSRRIGEVFSRLEIENQQWQVDILETMLYAAGIVAEKPHHSL, from the coding sequence ATGATCAAAAATATTATCGAGGACGAAATCGTCAGGCGCTTGCCTGATCTCTACCAGATCAAGCCGGACCTTTGCCGTTGCCGGGAATGCCGGGATGATTTGCTGGCTTTGACCCTGCAGCGACTTCCCCCGAAATACACTTCCCGCAGGATTGGCGAGGTGTTCAGCAGATTGGAGATTGAAAACCAGCAGTGGCAAGTGGATATCCTGGAAACCATGCTCTATGCGGCCGGTATTGTCGCGGAAAAACCCCATCATAGCCTGTAG